The genomic window TGGAGCTCAACGACAGCACCACGCAGGTCGGGCGGCGTGCCACGGCCGGCGACTTCGCCGACATGGTCGTGGACGAGTTCGACGAGCTGCTCGCCGCCTCCGCGGACGCGCCGCTCGTGATGAGCATCGTCGTCCACTCCTTCATCTCGGGCGCGCCGTTCCGCCTGCGGGCGCTCACCCGCGCCCTCGAGCACCTGGCCGCGCGGGCGGACGACGTGTGGTTCACGCAGCCGCGGCAGATCCACGAGGCCTGGTCGCGCATGTTGCCGGCACCGTCGTCACCAGCAGGGGAGGTGGGTCGTGGCTGAGAGCCCGGCGCAGGCCGCCCGCCAGCGGCGTACGGACCTGGTGGCGGAGGTCACCGGCCTGTGGGTGTCGCTGCAGCGCCGCGGCGTCCGCAGCGACGTCGTGCGCGGCGTCGACCTGGAGGTCCGCAAGGGCGAGATCCTCGGCCTCGTCGGGGAGTCCGGCTCGGGCAAGAGCGTCCTCGGCCTCACCCTGCTCGGGCTGCTCCCGCAGGCGTCCGAGCCGCGGGTGAGCGGCCGCGTCGTCGTCGCGGGGACCGACATGGTGCACGGCCGGGCCCCCGAGCTGCGCGCCGTCCGCCGCCAGCACCTGGGCGCGGTCTTCCAGGACCCGATGACCTCGCTCAACCCCACGATGCGCGTGGGCCGGCAGGTCACGGAGGTCAGCGGGGACCGCGGGGAGGCGGTGCGGCTGCTCACCCGGGTCGGCGTGCCGCGCCCTGACGAGCGGCTGCGCTCCTACCCGCACGAGCTCTCGGGCGGCCTGCGCCAGCGGGTCATGGCGGCGATCGCCCTGTCCGGTACGCCCTCCCTCGTCATCGCCGACGAGCCGACCACCGCCCTCGACGTCACGGTGCAGGCGCAGCTGCTCGACCTGCTCCGCGAGCTGCGCGACGACCTCGGCTGCAGCGTGCTGTTCGTGACGCACGACCTGGCCGTGGCGGCGCAGCTCACCGACCGCATCGCCGTGCTGTACGCCGGTCGCGTCGCCGAGACCGGCGCCACGGCAGAGGTGCTGCGGCGGCCGGCCCACCCGTACACCGCGGGGCTGCTGCGCAGCCGGCTCAGCCTCACCACGCCCCGTGGCGCCGTCCTTCCCACCCTGCCCGAGGAGACCGCCTCGTCCGAGGAGCGGATGCGGGGGTGCGCGTACCACTCCCGCTGCCCGCTCGTCCTGGAGCGCTGCGCGACCGACGTGCCCCCGCTGGCGGGGCTCGACGTCGCTCCGGCGCGTGAGCGCAGGCGGGCGTGCTGGCGCAGCGAGCAGGAGGTCGCGGCGTACGCGGCCAGCCGGCCCGCTCCCCTCGGCCCCACCCGGCTCCGCACGGATGCCCAGGGCGACGCCGTCGTGGAGGTCTCCCGGCTGTGCAAGGACTTCTCGCAGCGGCAGGGGTGGCGGCGGACGAGCGTCCTGCACGCCCTGCGTGACGTCGACCTCGTCGTCGCGCGCGGGGAGGCGGTCTCCGTCGTCGGCGAGAGCGGGTCGGGGAAGTCCACGCTGCTGCGCGTGCTCGCCGGGCTCACCGAGCCGACGAGCGGGACGGCGGTCGTCCGCGGCCGCCGCCAGATGGTCTTCCAGGACGCGGGTTCCTCGCTCACCCCGTGGATGAGCGTCGGCGACCTGCTGCGCGAGCAGCTGCGCCCGCTGCGCCTCGACCGACGCGCCGCCGACGCCCGCATCGCCGAGGTGCTGGGCCTCATGCAGCTCCCGGCCGCGACGGCCCAGGCGCGGCCGGGTGAGCTCTCCGGCGGCCAGCGCCAGCGCGTCGCTCTCGCCCGCGCCGTCGTCGTCGCCCCGGACGTGCTGCTCTGCGACGAGCCGACCAGTGCGCTCGACGCCTCGCTCGCCGCCGGCGTGCTCAACCTCGTCCGCGAGCTGCGCGCCGAGCTCGGCATGGCGGTCCTGTTCGTCACGCACGACCTGTCGGTCGCGCGGCTCATGGGCGACCGGATCGTCGTCATGCGCGGCGGCAAGGTCGTCGAGGACCGCGCGGCCGAGGCCGTCGTCAGCGACCCGCAGCACGCGTACACCCGGGCGCTGCTGCAGGCGGTGCCGGAGATCGCGGCGGAAGGCCAGCCGGCATGACCGCGCCGCTCGCGGTCGGTCCCGTCCGCGCCCCCCGCTCCGCCGTACGCCTCCCCCGCGCCCTGCCGTGGGTCCTCGCCGCGCTGCCGCTGCTCGTGACGATCGTGGCCCTGCTCGCCCCCGAGCTCGCGCCCGACGACCCGGTGCAGCCGGTCGGCGCGCTGAACCTCCCCGTCGGCTCCGCCGGCCACCTGCTCGGCACCGACTCCATCGGCCGCGACCTGCTCAGCCGGACGCTGCTCGGGATGCGCGTCAGCTGGTTCTCCAGCCTGCTCGTCGTCGCCGTCGGGCTCCTCGTCGGCGGGACGATCGGCACGGTCGCCGGCGCCGTGGGCGGCTGGGTCGACGCGGTGCTCATGCGCGTCACCGACCTCTTCCTCGCGCTGCCGGGGACCCTCGTCGCGATCGCGATCGTCGCCGCGCTGGGACCGGGGCTCGCCCACACGCTGGTCGCGATCTCGGTGGTGTGGTGGCCGTACTACGCGCGCATCCTGCGCGGCGAGGTGCGCGCCCTCGTGGTCCGCCCGCACGTGGAGGCCGCCCGGGTCGCGGGGGCGGGTCGCTGGCGCGTCATCGCCAAGCACCTGCTCCCCGGCGTCATCCCCACCGCCGTCGTCACGGCGAGCCTCGACATCGGCAACGTGGTCCTCCTGCTGGCAGGTCTCTCCTTCCTCGGGCTGGGCGAGCCCGCGCCAGCGCCGGAACTGGGGGCGGACACCGCACGCGCCCTGGGCCAGCTGCTCAGCGAATGGTGGGTCCCGGTCGTCCCCGGGCTGGCCGTCCTCCTGCTGAGCCTGGTCAGCAACCTCGGCGGGGACGCCGTGCGCACCCTGCTGGCGGGGCGACGGTGAGCCGCTTCGTGGCGGTCCGGACCGCCAGCGCAGCAGGGCTCCTGCTCGTCCTCTCCTTCATCATCTTCTGCCTGCAGGCGGTCTCGCCCGGGGACCCCGTACGCGCCTCGCTGGGTGCCAACTCCTCACCCGCCGCGGTGGCGGAGGCACGCCGCCGGCTGGGGCTCGACGACCCGTTCTTCGCGCG from Motilibacter rhizosphaerae includes these protein-coding regions:
- a CDS encoding oligopeptide/dipeptide ABC transporter ATP-binding protein; this encodes MAESPAQAARQRRTDLVAEVTGLWVSLQRRGVRSDVVRGVDLEVRKGEILGLVGESGSGKSVLGLTLLGLLPQASEPRVSGRVVVAGTDMVHGRAPELRAVRRQHLGAVFQDPMTSLNPTMRVGRQVTEVSGDRGEAVRLLTRVGVPRPDERLRSYPHELSGGLRQRVMAAIALSGTPSLVIADEPTTALDVTVQAQLLDLLRELRDDLGCSVLFVTHDLAVAAQLTDRIAVLYAGRVAETGATAEVLRRPAHPYTAGLLRSRLSLTTPRGAVLPTLPEETASSEERMRGCAYHSRCPLVLERCATDVPPLAGLDVAPARERRRACWRSEQEVAAYAASRPAPLGPTRLRTDAQGDAVVEVSRLCKDFSQRQGWRRTSVLHALRDVDLVVARGEAVSVVGESGSGKSTLLRVLAGLTEPTSGTAVVRGRRQMVFQDAGSSLTPWMSVGDLLREQLRPLRLDRRAADARIAEVLGLMQLPAATAQARPGELSGGQRQRVALARAVVVAPDVLLCDEPTSALDASLAAGVLNLVRELRAELGMAVLFVTHDLSVARLMGDRIVVMRGGKVVEDRAAEAVVSDPQHAYTRALLQAVPEIAAEGQPA
- a CDS encoding ABC transporter permease, encoding MTAPLAVGPVRAPRSAVRLPRALPWVLAALPLLVTIVALLAPELAPDDPVQPVGALNLPVGSAGHLLGTDSIGRDLLSRTLLGMRVSWFSSLLVVAVGLLVGGTIGTVAGAVGGWVDAVLMRVTDLFLALPGTLVAIAIVAALGPGLAHTLVAISVVWWPYYARILRGEVRALVVRPHVEAARVAGAGRWRVIAKHLLPGVIPTAVVTASLDIGNVVLLLAGLSFLGLGEPAPAPELGADTARALGQLLSEWWVPVVPGLAVLLLSLVSNLGGDAVRTLLAGRR